TTGATAGTAAATCCTAACACTTAAAGAAAACAAGTTATATTTAGCAAGCAATGAAAATTTTTAGTGGGAAAAAGAACATGGAAATCctataaaaaattaaaccccaaaccctaataaacacattaataattaaaaaacttACGAGAGAGGAACAAAAGTACACATAATctaatataactaattaaaaaatgacatattttacaACATTTAGAAGAGTTAAGATAGATGATATTAGCCCGGTGATATTCACTCACATGTAATTCTCTTTTCCTCTCTCATGTTGAGGAACAAGTgaagtgttttttaaaaataggttAATTTAGTTTAGTGGCTtgagattgatttttttttaaaaaaaaacgaatAAGGGATCAATATTTTTGTAGAATAGAAACTATTTGTAGAATAGAAACTATCACTGGCTTCTAATTAAGCTTAAAAAAAAGCATCgcatagaaaaaaataagtcaaatcaTTGGAAAATAACCTTAATATAACATTGAGGGGAGGAGCTTTAGTCAGTACAACAACAAAAGGAACAATGAAATAACAACGATACAAAAGCTAATGCCTTTTTGGGCAATAGCCATTGAATTTATTTGGtacaaaaacaaaaggaaatatCAAATAACATCAATAACAATGCTACTTAATCTGTTTTCCATCAATAAATATATGGTTTAAAGGGTGTTCTACATAACCTCCACCAGTGTGTTCGACAAATTCAGCTGCATTTAGAAGATCACCATGACAAAGACAAACTATCTCCACTTCATCTTTCTTCTTACACGAGTATAACAGTCCTTCAGTCTTCTTTCCCTTTGGTCCTTCACCTCTTGTGGAAACAAAAGTCATATGGTTGAGCTTGaaattttttatcttcattttaGCAATATAATTCCCTTAATACACATGTGATTTCTGTTCAACGAAAGATGATTTCACATAgagaaataaaggaaaaaaatgtttCCTACTTTAATTTTGATACAAATTGAAATTGACTTTCTATATAAATCAATTCGCAAAATTTTGATACCTTGAATAGGTGGTTGTTGGATTTCAACCTCAGTTACACTTGAAGCAACACTTCCTTGCGATCCACCTGAAAACATCAAACAATATTTTTCATTAGTTATTCACAAAAAACGATTCATTTTTTTCGAGTGAACATCAAAATTACCATTCAGTTCCACATTTTCATTCTCTACATTTGAAGTTCCCATGTTTTCTTTAGCTTTCTCCATGTTAGAAAAATCTAAAAGCCGAGAAAGCTATTGAATTTcaaactaaaaattataaaatggaaaaagaaaaactcaatGAAATTTTCAATGCAGGGAAACCATTAGACCATTTGGGAGcttataaaggaaaaaatttcTTGGTGGGAAGGTAGAAAAAACGTGAAGAGGTATTTCATTTCCATGGGTTGAATAAAATAGCAAACTAGCCCTTGGAAAGTGACACATGGTTGTTCTATGAATAGCCTGACCATGTGGTTTAACAAGGACTTTGGAAATTGAACCCAAGAGGTAACCGTTTAATAGTGGCACATGTCACTTATAAATTCACTTTATAAGTTTTTTTGACCACtttaaaaagaggaaaaggTTGAATGTATTTTTCTTCTGTATTTTATTGGTCAAATTTAGTAAATGTTATATTGTCCCATGATTTTTACTTTCAACATTACTGAATTTAATAGggtaaacaataaaaaatttatttgtttaggGCCTAATATGTGCATTTTCATGAGTTTTCAAAATTATCATCATGCCAAATTTTGTTCATCAGATGCATGTATCTGACATATctagttttcaaatatataaaaagaaaaataataagtatatttttaatgGATTTAAAAGGAAAGTAGGTGTGACAAATTGAAACGAGGGtgtatatctttttcaaatatttaagaaGTAAAT
The Solanum stenotomum isolate F172 chromosome 12, ASM1918654v1, whole genome shotgun sequence DNA segment above includes these coding regions:
- the LOC125847003 gene encoding ninja-family protein AFP3-like, with product MEKAKENMGTSNVENENVELNGGSQGSVASSVTEVEIQQPPIQGNYIAKMKIKNFKLNHMTFVSTRGEGPKGKKTEGLLYSCKKKDEVEIVCLCHGDLLNAAEFVEHTGGGYVEHPLNHIFIDGKQIK